A genomic window from Anthocerotibacter panamensis C109 includes:
- a CDS encoding NAD(P)/FAD-dependent oxidoreductase has product MDITVVGGGYAGLRAVQQLIREGFQVTLIEPRTEHVLRPRLVTVATLRRAPKEAVLKYTNLLPPQVRWVREPVVGFDPELCQVDTDRNSIQSDRVILAMGSTTAHRVPGSDRIGFSPYSLEEAQVILGHWSQVQKELDAQKCDPSLLRWVVVGGGMAGVELAAELVHLARRWRNRYQGQAGVIQIHLIHQGTHLLSGWRPQIVEWVTRWLIRNRVFVQTGTRARRARAGYLVLEKGGGTEELPTRSIFWTTGVTPTRLEEEPAELRDAQGYFRVNSFCQLLDYPRVMAVGGQILPVNPQSGLVVAPSPQLSVQSAEAVARNLRLERDHLPLSPFVPLLDRRALSMGAFDGAAMLQDQDLTGTPGWTISQAADTLYFNTVQNWNLPQLNLEIRP; this is encoded by the coding sequence ATGGATATCACGGTTGTCGGTGGCGGTTACGCAGGTCTCAGAGCAGTTCAACAACTCATACGCGAAGGATTCCAAGTCACGCTCATCGAGCCTAGAACGGAACATGTGCTCCGTCCTCGGTTAGTGACTGTGGCGACCCTCCGTCGCGCTCCTAAAGAAGCCGTGCTCAAGTATACAAATCTGCTCCCTCCCCAAGTGCGTTGGGTCCGGGAGCCTGTGGTGGGTTTCGACCCGGAACTTTGCCAAGTAGACACGGACCGGAACTCGATCCAGTCGGACCGGGTGATCCTCGCAATGGGTTCCACTACGGCCCACCGGGTGCCTGGGAGTGACCGTATAGGCTTCAGTCCTTATTCTTTAGAGGAAGCTCAGGTTATCCTTGGGCATTGGTCTCAGGTGCAGAAAGAATTAGACGCACAAAAATGTGACCCGTCGCTCTTACGCTGGGTGGTGGTGGGCGGGGGTATGGCGGGGGTGGAACTCGCCGCCGAACTAGTCCACCTCGCGCGCCGCTGGCGTAATCGTTATCAAGGACAGGCAGGGGTCATCCAAATCCATCTGATTCACCAGGGAACGCACCTCCTGTCGGGCTGGCGTCCGCAGATTGTCGAATGGGTAACCCGTTGGCTGATCCGCAATCGGGTGTTTGTCCAAACTGGGACCCGAGCTAGACGGGCACGGGCAGGCTATTTGGTTCTAGAGAAGGGGGGGGGGACGGAGGAATTACCTACCCGATCAATTTTTTGGACCACAGGCGTCACGCCAACCCGCCTAGAGGAAGAGCCTGCGGAGCTGCGGGATGCACAGGGCTACTTCCGGGTCAATTCCTTCTGTCAGTTGTTGGATTACCCCCGAGTCATGGCTGTTGGAGGCCAAATCTTACCGGTCAACCCTCAAAGTGGTTTGGTTGTTGCGCCATCTCCACAACTTTCGGTTCAGTCGGCAGAAGCGGTAGCCCGAAATCTGCGTCTGGAGCGAGACCATCTGCCCTTATCGCCTTTTGTGCCTTTATTGGACCGACGGGCCTTATCTATGGGAGCTTTTGACGGGGCTGCGATGCTCCAGGATCAAGATTTGACCGGGACTCCCGGCTGGACAATCTCCCAAGCCGCTGATACCCTTTACTTCAACACCGTCCAGAACTGGAATCTGCCCCAACTCAACCTCGAAATTCGCCCCTGA
- the ilvN gene encoding acetolactate synthase small subunit — MKHTLAVLVEDESGVLSRIAGMFARRGFNIESLVVGPTSTRGVSRITMVVAGDDHAVEQMTKQLYKLINVLKVQDLTEVPCVQRELMLVKVNATPATRGEVIEIATIFRSSIVDMSEDSLTLQVVGDPGKLVAILQNLSKFGVREMARTGKLALVRESGVNTEFLNAQDVPLRELGVS, encoded by the coding sequence ATGAAACATACACTTGCTGTCCTGGTCGAGGATGAAAGCGGAGTTTTGTCCCGCATCGCAGGCATGTTTGCCCGACGGGGGTTTAACATTGAGAGCTTGGTGGTCGGCCCTACCTCGACCCGTGGGGTCTCGCGCATCACGATGGTGGTCGCAGGGGATGACCATGCCGTAGAACAAATGACCAAACAGCTCTACAAGCTCATCAATGTCCTGAAGGTCCAGGATCTTACCGAGGTCCCCTGTGTCCAGCGCGAACTGATGCTGGTCAAAGTGAATGCAACTCCGGCTACGCGGGGAGAGGTCATTGAGATTGCTACCATTTTTCGCTCGTCAATCGTGGACATGTCCGAGGATTCGTTGACGCTCCAGGTCGTGGGCGACCCCGGCAAACTCGTCGCCATCCTCCAGAATCTGAGTAAGTTTGGTGTCCGCGAGATGGCCCGCACCGGTAAACTCGCCTTGGTCCGCGAATCTGGCGTCAATACAGAGTTTCTCAACGCCCAGGATGTTCCATTGCGGGAACTGGGCGTCAGTTAG
- a CDS encoding helix-turn-helix domain-containing protein, with protein sequence MKSGLTLSEVSRITGRSVRTVRRWIAEGRLKTRIRESHEPANTPTRVDEKELERFLAATHRMVRTGESGPESYDSDVVAEQVYQQLRTEMMPLVEDLRTTLSRMQAQIEVLHREHEALRERVPNNKPVSPWRKLLGVD encoded by the coding sequence GTGAAGTCCGGCTTGACATTGTCAGAGGTATCGCGAATTACAGGACGCAGTGTACGCACCGTGCGACGCTGGATTGCAGAGGGTCGGCTGAAAACCCGCATCCGTGAAAGCCACGAACCTGCCAATACCCCGACGCGGGTTGACGAAAAAGAACTAGAGCGCTTCTTGGCAGCTACCCACCGCATGGTTCGCACTGGGGAATCTGGCCCGGAAAGTTATGACAGTGACGTAGTAGCCGAGCAAGTTTACCAGCAGTTGCGCACGGAAATGATGCCTTTGGTCGAGGATTTGCGTACAACGTTAAGTCGCATGCAAGCGCAAATCGAGGTCCTCCATCGAGAGCATGAAGCCCTGCGTGAGCGGGTTCCCAACAATAAGCCGGTTTCTCCTTGGCGCAAACTATTGGGAGTGGACTAG
- a CDS encoding DUF2518 family protein, with protein METFQTGAWIALGGTVISALIAVFGYLTKQPWRFKVVGYTGFLLVLTGGLYALGLTPLTRAKVEGAKPYQVVFDRGRSRFVISVQPNIQPDELTVTLRQARERYISSSRRIGGSSDQFEIVARTLVSVEPGTTEIIELGRLRLPVTAPASAPGEVTLDQAGFNRLTCVLAKSPT; from the coding sequence ATGGAAACCTTTCAGACTGGTGCTTGGATTGCCCTAGGGGGTACCGTCATCAGTGCCTTGATTGCGGTTTTCGGCTACCTCACTAAGCAGCCTTGGCGTTTTAAGGTCGTTGGTTATACAGGATTTCTGCTTGTCTTGACTGGTGGGCTCTACGCGTTGGGGCTCACTCCGCTCACCCGCGCTAAGGTTGAAGGGGCTAAGCCCTATCAGGTCGTCTTTGACCGGGGCCGTAGTCGCTTTGTGATTTCTGTACAACCGAACATCCAACCAGACGAACTGACGGTGACTCTGCGTCAGGCACGGGAGCGTTACATCTCTTCCAGTCGTCGCATTGGCGGTAGCTCAGATCAGTTTGAGATTGTGGCACGGACGCTGGTCAGTGTGGAACCGGGCACCACTGAAATAATCGAGTTGGGGCGGCTGCGCCTTCCGGTGACTGCGCCTGCTTCCGCTCCAGGGGAGGTCACCCTAGACCAAGCAGGGTTTAACCGCCTCACATGTGTTCTCGCTAAATCGCCAACCTAA
- the gpmI gene encoding 2,3-bisphosphoglycerate-independent phosphoglycerate mutase: protein MATTEPIHPLVLLILDGWGYREETEGNAVSNASAPVMHSLWEVYPHTLIQASGRAVGLPVGQMGNSEVGHLNLGAGRVVPQELVRITDAFETGSAFANPALIACCQRVKANAGKLHLIGLCSDGGVHAHLDHLLYLCDFVHQQQVSDLCIHVITDGRDTAPTAAARQVKPLITKLQDLGLGRVVTVGGRYFAMDRDKHWERTEKMYRIMTEDGAGTGQGLAETIEQFYELGITDEFIPPTRLASGAVEPGDGIIFFNFRPDRTRQLTRAFVDPKFQGFARTQIQQLAFTTFTQYEAGLPVQVVFQPQNLNHLLGEVIAEHRLLQFRCAETEKYAHVTYFFNGGNEKPYPGEDREMILSPRVATYDQCPQMSAPAVTEAVLKALAAQKYSLLVINFANSDMVGHTGNYEAAKLAIEAVDPCVGRILDATLAAGGTLIVTADHGNAELMWDEQGQPWTAHTTNPVPFIIIEGEGLKISGRGLNVILRQDGCLADVAPTILEILGLPQPPEMTGHSLLEPVDYEVQPHHYAQLVNS from the coding sequence ATGGCAACGACCGAACCGATTCATCCTCTAGTCCTGCTTATCCTGGATGGGTGGGGCTACCGTGAAGAGACGGAGGGCAATGCGGTGTCCAATGCCAGCGCACCTGTTATGCACTCCCTGTGGGAAGTTTACCCACACACTCTTATCCAAGCTTCCGGTCGGGCAGTGGGCTTGCCGGTCGGGCAGATGGGAAACTCCGAAGTCGGTCACCTCAATCTAGGTGCTGGGCGGGTTGTGCCCCAAGAATTAGTACGTATCACCGATGCTTTCGAGACAGGGAGCGCCTTTGCTAACCCGGCACTCATCGCTTGTTGCCAACGGGTCAAAGCCAACGCAGGAAAGCTCCATCTGATTGGTTTATGCTCTGATGGCGGTGTGCACGCTCACCTGGATCACCTCCTATACCTGTGTGATTTCGTCCACCAACAGCAGGTTTCTGACCTGTGTATCCATGTCATCACCGATGGACGAGACACCGCTCCCACCGCCGCCGCCCGTCAAGTCAAGCCCCTGATTACGAAACTCCAGGACCTCGGCCTAGGAAGAGTTGTGACTGTGGGGGGCCGTTATTTCGCGATGGACCGGGACAAGCATTGGGAACGAACCGAAAAGATGTATCGGATCATGACCGAAGATGGAGCTGGCACAGGACAAGGACTAGCGGAAACCATCGAGCAATTTTATGAACTGGGTATCACCGATGAATTTATTCCGCCGACCCGTCTCGCCTCTGGGGCGGTGGAACCTGGAGACGGGATCATCTTCTTCAATTTTCGTCCTGACCGTACCCGCCAATTGACCCGTGCCTTTGTAGACCCCAAGTTCCAAGGTTTTGCCCGCACCCAAATCCAGCAGCTCGCCTTTACGACCTTCACGCAGTATGAAGCCGGATTGCCCGTTCAGGTTGTCTTCCAACCCCAAAATCTCAATCATCTGCTGGGAGAAGTCATCGCTGAGCACCGGCTCTTACAGTTTCGCTGCGCCGAGACGGAGAAGTATGCCCATGTCACCTACTTCTTTAATGGCGGAAATGAAAAACCGTACCCAGGAGAGGACCGGGAAATGATCCTGAGCCCCAGGGTCGCCACCTACGACCAATGCCCCCAAATGTCAGCCCCAGCGGTGACTGAGGCCGTCCTCAAGGCGTTAGCAGCCCAGAAGTATTCCCTGCTTGTCATCAATTTCGCCAACTCAGATATGGTCGGTCACACGGGTAACTACGAGGCTGCCAAACTTGCTATCGAAGCCGTAGATCCATGCGTTGGTCGAATCCTTGACGCGACCCTGGCGGCAGGGGGGACCCTGATTGTCACGGCGGACCACGGGAATGCCGAACTGATGTGGGATGAGCAAGGCCAGCCCTGGACCGCTCATACGACTAATCCCGTGCCATTTATTATTATTGAGGGCGAAGGGCTTAAAATTTCCGGGCGCGGATTAAACGTCATCCTTCGTCAGGATGGCTGTCTAGCCGATGTAGCTCCCACCATCCTCGAAATCTTAGGTCTACCCCAGCCTCCCGAAATGACAGGCCACTCGCTCCTTGAACCTGTCGATTACGAAGTCCAACCCCATCACTACGCCCAATTGGTCAACTCGTAG
- a CDS encoding phycobilisome rod-core linker polypeptide: MPIKGTSGSNIARPRFYNTVMVETIEGANAEERYFNPGELSSMAGFFNDAQRRLAIVQILTTNAEAIVSRAAGRIFTGGSPMAFSVQQANRQKDAEKERVSARVVQAESEQPIGNEVVIEDKGGFLERLKSFFSYGGAEVETPGFRPIPIAVYGPERMQKSLRDLDWFLRYVNYSLVAGDSNMILLNCLGLREILEKACSIDATIVAVQEMRRAATGYLKSNDDKELVGSYFDVIIRSLNADKSDTPADVVRPSSPDRAGLVLPAIYALAGQSRPAFKMSRTLTSAEKERVVRAAYRQVFERDILAYGQSISYLDSKVKNGEISVKEFIRLLGKSELYRKQFFEPFINSRVLELAFKHFLGRAPESRTEVQNYYSIVAAQGLGGLVDALVDGEEYGRIFGEDTVPFIRDLGQEAQPSWNWGAAYSLYNYAAPRRKVPQFITLYADYVKPLPNQHPYGSGNDPLEIQFGAIFKSETKAPSARPAPIGKDVQRILIRSGNPITNERGNPAGGISDKTSLSPQIFKLTQDNRRIRGKSGKGSLITNAGAGSVEVNVQAVIRAAYQQVFGRQLYEGQHLSVSEIKLENGEISVKEFVRDLATSEIFRKLYWQNFYVCKSIEYIHRRLLGRPTYGRDETNRYYDLAFKKGFAGVVNAILDTMEYAEVFGDDVVPYERYVTPAGLNLRKLRAGTVPTLPSFEETPKFIEKGTAPDRALPQIRSAINQGVSKKRDQRKIFSTVGIQTSLASRTEFDALIRAAYRQVFERDMDSYRITEVFSVLETKLRNREITTKEFIQALASSDLYRKQFFEPYPPTKNVELSLKHLLGRATKDQAELRKYNQIIATQGFKPFINAILDSKEYGEVFGDGTVPYNRYPTLPAANFPNTEILYNQLTKQSAEVVVPSFKPVTSPRGMDMSQTPLMLQAMGDIAEAEQEVALQKPLFIQKGKALRGAEGDPYTIGTRRSPKPIFWVPQGGTNPTEFQNVIRAAYRQVFERDVPDYQRLSYPESRLKNGEISMREFIRQLAESDLYRKQFYEPYPNTKVIELLTKHFLGRAPQDQAEIQRYNRILAGKGLKVAIEEVLNSDEYTQLFGEDVVPFKRYPTLPTGTYLASVATNDEMIQQSGSSYSPSYAGYSYPFS, from the coding sequence ATGCCAATCAAAGGAACCAGCGGCAGCAACATCGCGCGCCCCCGTTTCTACAATACCGTGATGGTCGAGACCATCGAGGGGGCCAACGCTGAGGAGCGCTACTTCAATCCCGGCGAACTCAGTTCAATGGCCGGTTTTTTTAATGATGCCCAGCGTCGTCTGGCGATTGTGCAGATCCTGACGACCAACGCTGAGGCAATAGTCTCTCGGGCGGCGGGGCGCATTTTTACGGGCGGCTCGCCGATGGCTTTCTCAGTGCAGCAGGCCAACCGACAGAAGGATGCTGAGAAGGAGCGGGTATCAGCCCGCGTCGTCCAAGCCGAAAGTGAACAGCCCATCGGTAACGAGGTTGTCATTGAGGATAAGGGCGGTTTCTTAGAGCGTTTGAAGTCTTTCTTTAGCTATGGCGGAGCCGAAGTGGAGACTCCGGGCTTCCGGCCCATCCCCATCGCGGTCTATGGACCCGAGCGGATGCAGAAGTCCCTGCGGGATCTAGACTGGTTCCTACGCTATGTAAATTACTCCCTGGTGGCAGGCGACAGTAACATGATCCTGCTCAACTGCCTGGGGCTGCGGGAGATCCTGGAGAAAGCCTGCTCCATTGATGCGACCATTGTCGCTGTCCAAGAAATGCGTCGTGCTGCTACTGGCTACCTCAAGAGCAACGATGACAAAGAATTAGTTGGTTCCTATTTTGATGTCATCATTCGCTCCCTAAACGCGGATAAGTCTGACACCCCGGCGGATGTCGTTCGTCCGAGTAGCCCCGACCGAGCAGGCTTGGTCCTGCCTGCTATCTATGCCTTAGCCGGTCAGTCCCGTCCGGCGTTTAAGATGTCGAGGACGCTGACGAGCGCCGAGAAAGAGCGGGTGGTTCGCGCTGCCTACCGTCAGGTTTTTGAACGGGATATCCTCGCTTACGGACAGAGCATTTCCTACCTGGATTCCAAAGTCAAGAACGGTGAGATCTCGGTCAAAGAATTTATCCGACTGCTGGGCAAGTCCGAACTCTATCGCAAGCAGTTCTTTGAGCCTTTCATCAACTCTCGTGTCTTGGAGCTAGCCTTCAAACACTTCTTGGGTCGGGCTCCTGAATCGCGCACTGAAGTCCAGAACTACTATTCCATTGTCGCTGCCCAGGGCCTAGGGGGTCTGGTGGACGCCTTGGTGGATGGGGAGGAGTACGGACGTATTTTTGGCGAAGACACAGTCCCTTTTATCCGTGACTTGGGCCAAGAAGCCCAACCCTCCTGGAACTGGGGCGCAGCCTACAGCCTCTACAACTATGCTGCACCGCGCCGCAAAGTCCCGCAATTTATCACACTCTACGCGGACTACGTCAAGCCTCTACCCAACCAGCATCCCTATGGCTCAGGCAATGATCCGCTCGAAATTCAATTTGGAGCGATCTTCAAATCTGAGACGAAAGCTCCATCTGCTCGTCCGGCACCCATCGGCAAAGATGTACAGCGCATCCTCATCCGTAGCGGCAACCCGATTACCAACGAGCGCGGCAACCCCGCTGGGGGAATTTCCGATAAAACCTCGCTCTCGCCGCAGATCTTCAAGCTCACGCAGGACAACCGCCGGATCCGGGGTAAGAGCGGCAAGGGTAGCCTGATCACCAATGCAGGCGCGGGTAGTGTTGAGGTAAACGTACAAGCTGTGATCCGAGCTGCGTACCAGCAGGTATTTGGACGGCAGTTGTACGAAGGTCAGCATCTCAGCGTCTCGGAAATCAAGCTAGAGAATGGTGAAATCTCGGTCAAGGAATTCGTCCGTGACTTAGCTACCTCTGAAATCTTCCGCAAGCTCTACTGGCAGAATTTCTACGTCTGCAAATCGATTGAGTACATTCATCGTCGCTTGTTAGGCCGTCCCACCTATGGGCGCGACGAGACCAATCGCTACTACGATCTAGCCTTCAAAAAAGGCTTTGCAGGGGTGGTCAACGCCATCTTGGACACGATGGAATATGCCGAAGTCTTCGGAGATGACGTAGTCCCTTACGAGCGCTATGTCACACCTGCGGGCCTCAACCTGCGTAAGCTCCGCGCTGGGACTGTACCCACCCTGCCCAGCTTTGAGGAGACTCCGAAATTCATCGAGAAGGGAACAGCCCCTGACCGGGCGCTACCTCAGATCCGCTCGGCTATTAATCAGGGCGTCTCGAAGAAGCGTGACCAGCGTAAGATCTTCTCCACTGTTGGCATCCAGACTTCCTTGGCCTCTCGGACCGAATTTGATGCGCTGATCCGCGCTGCCTACCGCCAAGTCTTTGAGCGGGATATGGACAGCTACCGGATCACCGAAGTCTTCTCGGTGCTAGAGACCAAACTGCGCAACCGGGAGATCACGACTAAGGAGTTCATCCAGGCTCTGGCTAGCTCTGATCTCTACCGCAAGCAGTTTTTTGAGCCCTACCCACCTACTAAGAACGTCGAGTTGAGCCTCAAGCACCTGTTGGGGCGGGCGACCAAAGACCAAGCCGAACTGCGCAAGTACAACCAGATCATCGCCACCCAAGGCTTCAAGCCCTTCATCAACGCGATTCTTGATTCTAAAGAATACGGCGAAGTTTTTGGGGATGGAACCGTACCTTACAACCGCTACCCGACGCTACCCGCCGCCAACTTCCCCAATACTGAGATCCTCTACAACCAGCTCACCAAGCAATCTGCTGAAGTCGTCGTTCCCTCTTTCAAACCGGTGACTTCGCCTCGGGGCATGGACATGAGCCAGACCCCGCTGATGCTCCAAGCGATGGGAGACATCGCCGAAGCAGAGCAGGAAGTCGCGTTGCAGAAGCCGCTCTTTATCCAAAAGGGCAAAGCCCTACGCGGAGCTGAGGGGGATCCCTACACGATCGGGACGCGGCGCAGCCCCAAACCAATTTTCTGGGTACCTCAAGGTGGCACCAACCCAACAGAGTTCCAGAATGTAATCCGGGCAGCCTACCGACAGGTCTTCGAACGCGACGTGCCTGATTATCAGCGTCTCTCCTACCCTGAGTCGCGCCTCAAAAACGGTGAGATCTCCATGCGCGAATTTATTCGCCAGTTGGCTGAGTCCGACCTCTACCGTAAACAGTTCTATGAACCCTACCCCAACACCAAGGTTATCGAACTGTTGACCAAACACTTCCTGGGCCGTGCCCCTCAAGATCAAGCTGAGATCCAGCGCTATAACCGGATTTTGGCTGGGAAGGGCCTCAAGGTGGCGATTGAGGAAGTCCTCAACTCCGACGAATATACCCAACTCTTTGGCGAAGATGTGGTGCCCTTCAAGCGCTATCCAACGCTTCCCACCGGTACCTACCTCGCCAGTGTCGCCACCAACGACGAGATGATCCAGCAGTCTGGATCGAGCTACTCCCCTTCCTACGCTGGTTACAGCTACCCCTTTAGTTAG
- a CDS encoding phycobilisome rod-core linker polypeptide: MMQPIILRTLSARRPVQGRPNLETYTSEVERWKAIAQTQYALELAKEMSRPALRTSVGDLPGGLWGVRPGFQSPPKQRYRWTLKQSKAEKEALLEAIYRQVLERVLPEGSRLNEEESRLNNGDITVREFVRRLASSDLYVQSFLVRYPNTKLVEKLYKHLLGRAPSNQKEIIKYHDLLARKGLKAAVDAMVTTEEYTEIFGDDTVPFARYTTDPAHGLVTQAYLGGVLVNAKHTYQNRTLNFPSYGPGSQTGGEQRSLPLVPERVFSLGDGASVDQILRASYRQILEKEPQELQRLSVAESQLRNGEISVKEFIRALGYSEIYAKFFLARWYNGKVAEFNFKHFLGRQPASATELGSHITLIGTKGLKVAIDTLLASQEYQDNFGDDTVPYYRLQAERYVGTTDAPSRAYVLARSRVQTALNKPTVPSYSLV; the protein is encoded by the coding sequence ATGATGCAACCCATCATTCTCAGAACCCTCAGTGCACGGCGGCCCGTCCAAGGTCGGCCCAACCTCGAAACCTACACCAGCGAAGTAGAGCGCTGGAAGGCTATTGCCCAGACCCAGTATGCTCTAGAGCTTGCCAAGGAGATGTCCCGTCCTGCTTTGCGGACTAGTGTGGGGGACCTCCCCGGTGGTTTGTGGGGCGTCCGTCCCGGATTTCAGTCCCCGCCCAAGCAACGCTACCGCTGGACGCTCAAGCAATCCAAAGCCGAGAAAGAAGCGCTCTTGGAGGCTATCTACCGCCAAGTGCTGGAGCGGGTTTTGCCCGAGGGGTCGCGGCTGAACGAAGAAGAATCCCGCCTCAATAACGGCGATATCACAGTCCGCGAATTTGTCCGTAGGCTTGCCAGTTCAGACCTCTACGTACAATCGTTTTTGGTCCGCTATCCCAACACCAAGTTGGTAGAGAAGCTGTACAAGCACCTATTGGGCCGTGCTCCGAGCAATCAGAAAGAGATCATCAAGTACCACGACTTGCTCGCCCGTAAGGGGCTCAAGGCTGCTGTAGATGCGATGGTCACGACTGAAGAGTATACCGAGATTTTTGGGGATGACACTGTGCCCTTCGCTCGCTACACAACCGACCCGGCTCACGGTCTGGTTACGCAGGCGTATCTCGGTGGAGTCTTGGTCAATGCCAAGCATACCTATCAGAACCGTACGCTCAACTTTCCCAGCTATGGGCCAGGTTCCCAGACCGGTGGAGAGCAACGTTCACTCCCTCTGGTGCCCGAGCGGGTCTTTAGCCTAGGGGACGGAGCGAGTGTTGACCAGATCCTGCGCGCCAGTTATCGCCAGATCCTGGAGAAAGAGCCCCAGGAACTCCAACGACTCAGCGTTGCCGAGTCCCAGTTACGTAACGGGGAGATTTCGGTTAAAGAGTTTATTCGGGCGTTGGGTTACTCCGAGATCTACGCTAAGTTTTTCCTGGCTCGTTGGTATAACGGCAAGGTAGCAGAATTCAACTTCAAGCACTTTCTGGGTCGCCAACCGGCTTCTGCTACTGAATTGGGGAGCCACATTACGCTGATTGGAACCAAGGGCCTCAAAGTGGCTATTGACACGCTATTAGCCAGCCAGGAATACCAGGACAATTTTGGCGATGATACCGTTCCTTACTATCGCCTCCAGGCTGAGCGCTACGTAGGTACAACCGATGCTCCAAGTCGTGCCTATGTCCTTGCTCGCTCTCGCGTTCAGACGGCTCTAAATAAGCCTACAGTTCCTAGTTACAGCCTTGTTTAA